In a genomic window of Pseudomonas oryzihabitans:
- the cysS gene encoding cysteine--tRNA ligase produces the protein MALHLYNTLTKTKEAFKPLVPGQVRMYVCGMTVYDYCHLGHGRSMVAFDVITRWLRHSGYDLTYVRNITDIDDKIINRANANGEPFTDLVGRMIDAMHEDEARLNIRKPDQEPRATDHIGGMHAMIQTLIDKGYAYAPGNGDVYYRVNRFAGYGKLSRRRIEDLRIGARIEPGEAKEDPLDFVLWKGAKPGEPSWSSPWGEGRPGWHIECSVMSTCCLGETFDIHGGGNDLEFPHHENEIAQSEAATGKTYANAWLHCGMITINGEKMSKSLGNFFTLREVLEKYHPEVVRYLLIASHYRSPINYSEDNLREAKGALERFYHSLKGLPQAPAQGGESYAERFAQCMDDDFNTAGACGVLFELAREINRLRESDPAAAAGLAGRLRELGEVLGVLQLEPEAFLRADAAGRVDAAEVEALIQARLTARAEKNWAESDRIRDQLTALGVVLEDGKGGTTWRLAE, from the coding sequence ATGGCACTGCATCTCTACAACACCCTGACCAAGACCAAGGAAGCCTTCAAGCCGCTGGTACCGGGGCAGGTACGGATGTACGTCTGCGGCATGACCGTCTACGACTACTGCCACCTGGGCCATGGTCGCAGCATGGTGGCCTTCGACGTCATCACCCGCTGGTTGCGCCATAGCGGCTACGACCTCACCTACGTGCGCAACATCACCGACATCGACGACAAGATCATCAACCGCGCCAATGCCAACGGTGAGCCCTTCACCGACCTGGTGGGCCGGATGATCGACGCCATGCACGAGGACGAGGCGCGGCTGAATATCCGCAAGCCCGATCAGGAGCCGCGCGCCACCGACCATATCGGCGGCATGCACGCCATGATCCAGACCCTGATCGACAAGGGCTACGCCTATGCCCCGGGCAATGGCGACGTCTACTACCGGGTCAACCGTTTCGCCGGCTACGGCAAGCTGTCGCGGCGGCGGATCGAGGACCTGCGCATCGGTGCCCGCATCGAGCCGGGCGAGGCCAAGGAAGATCCGCTGGACTTCGTCCTGTGGAAGGGCGCCAAGCCAGGCGAGCCGAGCTGGTCGTCGCCCTGGGGCGAAGGGCGGCCGGGCTGGCACATCGAGTGCTCGGTGATGTCAACCTGCTGCCTGGGCGAGACCTTCGACATCCACGGCGGCGGCAACGACCTGGAATTCCCGCACCACGAGAACGAGATCGCCCAGAGCGAGGCAGCCACCGGCAAGACCTACGCCAACGCCTGGTTGCACTGCGGCATGATCACCATCAATGGCGAGAAGATGTCCAAGTCGCTGGGCAACTTCTTCACCCTGCGCGAGGTGCTGGAGAAGTACCACCCCGAGGTGGTGCGCTACCTGCTGATCGCCAGCCACTACCGCAGTCCGATCAACTACTCGGAAGACAACCTGCGCGAAGCCAAGGGCGCCCTGGAGCGCTTCTATCATTCGCTCAAGGGCCTGCCCCAGGCACCGGCCCAGGGTGGTGAAAGCTATGCCGAGCGCTTCGCCCAGTGCATGGACGACGACTTCAACACCGCCGGTGCCTGTGGCGTGCTGTTCGAGCTGGCGCGCGAGATCAACCGCCTACGCGAAAGCGATCCCGCCGCTGCGGCCGGCCTGGCCGGGCGTTTGCGCGAGCTGGGCGAGGTGCTGGGCGTGCTGCAGCTGGAGCCGGAAGCCTTCCTGCGCGCCGATGCGGCGGGTCGGGTGGATGCGGCCGAGGTCGAGGCGCTGATCCAGGCCCGGCTGACCGCGCGTGCCGAGAAGAACTGGGCGGAGTCCGACCGTATCCGTGATCAGCTCACCGCCCTGGGCGTTGTGCTGGAAGACGGCAAGGGCGGCACTACCTGGCGGTTGGCGGAGTAA
- a CDS encoding glutamine--tRNA ligase/YqeY domain fusion protein, which produces MSKPTSDSSTAAKAAPAHFLRQIVQADLDAGKQAKIVTRFPPEPNGYLHIGHAKSICVNFGLAKEFGGDCHLRFDDTNPAKEDQEYIDAIKSDVHWLGFDWAGEVRYASGYFDQLYAWAVHLIEQGLAYVCDLTPEQAREYRGSLTEPGRNSPFRDRSVAENLDLFARMKAGEFKDGEKVLRAKIDMASPNMNLRDPILYRIRHAHHHQTGDAWCIYPSYDFTHGQSDAIEGVTHSICTLEFEDHRPLYEWFLAHLPVPAQPRQYEFARLNLNYTVTSKRKLKQLVDEGHVNGWDDPRMSTLSGYRRRGYTPASIRNFCEMIGVTRSNGVVDVAMLEFAIREDLDQNAPRAMCVLKPLKVVITNYPEGQVENLELARHPKQDLGVRQLPFTRELYIDQGDYEENPPKGYKRLEPGGEVRLRGSYVIRADEAIKDADGNVVELRCSYDPDTLGKNPEGRKVKGVIHWVPAEGSVECEVRLYDRLFRSPQPEKSEEGGSFLDNINPESLVVLQGCRAEPSLAQAQPEDRFQFEREGYFCVDLKDSAPGKPVFNRTVTLRDSWGQ; this is translated from the coding sequence ATGAGCAAGCCGACTTCCGACTCGTCCACCGCCGCCAAAGCCGCCCCCGCGCATTTCCTGCGGCAGATCGTCCAGGCCGACCTGGACGCCGGCAAGCAGGCCAAGATCGTCACCCGTTTTCCCCCGGAGCCCAACGGCTACCTGCACATCGGCCACGCCAAGTCGATCTGCGTGAACTTCGGCCTGGCCAAGGAATTCGGCGGCGACTGCCATCTGCGTTTCGACGACACCAACCCGGCCAAGGAAGACCAGGAGTACATCGACGCCATCAAGAGCGACGTGCACTGGCTGGGATTCGACTGGGCCGGTGAGGTGCGCTACGCCTCCGGCTATTTCGACCAGCTCTATGCCTGGGCCGTCCACCTGATCGAGCAGGGCCTGGCCTATGTCTGCGACCTGACCCCCGAGCAGGCCCGCGAATACCGCGGCAGCCTTACCGAGCCGGGTCGCAACAGCCCCTTCCGCGACCGCTCCGTGGCCGAGAACCTGGACCTCTTCGCCCGCATGAAGGCCGGCGAATTCAAGGACGGCGAGAAGGTGCTGCGCGCCAAGATCGACATGGCCTCGCCCAACATGAACCTGCGCGATCCCATCCTCTATCGCATCCGTCACGCCCATCACCACCAGACCGGCGATGCCTGGTGCATCTACCCGAGCTATGACTTCACCCATGGCCAATCCGATGCCATCGAGGGCGTGACCCACTCCATCTGCACCCTGGAGTTCGAGGATCATCGTCCGCTGTACGAATGGTTCCTGGCCCACCTGCCGGTGCCGGCCCAGCCGCGCCAGTACGAATTCGCCCGCCTCAACCTGAACTACACCGTCACCAGCAAGCGCAAGCTCAAGCAACTGGTCGACGAAGGTCATGTGAACGGCTGGGACGATCCGCGCATGTCGACGCTGTCGGGCTATCGCCGTCGCGGCTACACCCCGGCGTCCATCCGCAACTTCTGCGAGATGATCGGCGTGACCCGCTCCAACGGCGTGGTCGACGTGGCCATGCTGGAATTCGCCATCCGCGAGGATCTGGACCAGAACGCCCCGCGCGCCATGTGCGTGCTGAAGCCGCTCAAGGTGGTGATCACCAACTACCCCGAGGGCCAGGTGGAAAACCTGGAACTGGCGCGGCATCCCAAGCAGGACCTGGGCGTGCGGCAGCTGCCCTTTACCCGCGAGCTGTACATCGACCAGGGTGACTACGAAGAGAATCCGCCCAAGGGCTACAAGCGCCTGGAGCCGGGTGGCGAGGTGCGCCTGCGCGGCAGCTACGTGATCCGCGCCGACGAGGCCATCAAGGATGCCGACGGCAACGTCGTCGAACTGCGCTGCAGCTACGATCCGGACACCCTGGGCAAAAACCCCGAGGGTCGCAAGGTCAAGGGCGTGATCCACTGGGTGCCGGCCGAAGGCAGCGTGGAGTGCGAGGTGCGCCTCTACGATCGCCTGTTCCGTTCGCCGCAGCCGGAGAAGAGCGAAGAGGGCGGCAGCTTCCTCGACAACATCAATCCCGAGTCCCTGGTGGTGCTCCAGGGCTGCCGCGCCGAGCCGTCGCTGGCCCAGGCCCAGCCGGAAGACCGCTTCCAGTTCGAGCGCGAAGGCTACTTCTGCGTCGATCTCAAGGATTCGGCGCCCGGCAAGCCGGTGTTCAACCGCACCGTGACCCTGCGCGACTCCTGGGGGCAATGA
- a CDS encoding peptidylprolyl isomerase, producing MIKLHTNHGVITLELFEDKAPETAANFKEYVKSGHYDGTIFHRVIGNFMIQGGGFEPGMKQKPTRAPIKNEANNGVSNEIGTVAMARTMDPHSASAQFFINVSNNTFLNHTAPTSQGWGYAVFGKVVEGMDVVNAIKGVATTSKAGHQDVPSEDVIIEKAEIVPAE from the coding sequence ATGATCAAGCTGCACACCAACCACGGCGTCATCACCCTGGAACTGTTCGAGGACAAGGCGCCTGAAACCGCGGCCAACTTCAAGGAATACGTCAAGAGCGGTCACTATGACGGCACCATCTTCCACCGCGTGATCGGCAACTTCATGATCCAGGGTGGTGGTTTCGAGCCGGGCATGAAGCAGAAGCCGACCCGCGCCCCGATCAAGAACGAAGCCAATAACGGCGTTTCCAACGAGATCGGCACCGTCGCCATGGCCCGCACCATGGACCCGCACTCCGCCTCGGCGCAGTTCTTCATCAACGTGTCCAACAACACCTTCCTCAACCACACCGCGCCCACCAGCCAGGGCTGGGGCTATGCAGTGTTCGGCAAGGTGGTCGAGGGCATGGACGTGGTCAACGCCATCAAGGGCGTCGCCACCACCAGCAAGGCCGGTCATCAGGACGTGCCGAGCGAAGACGTCATCATCGAGAAGGCCGAGATCGTCCCCGCTGAGTAA
- the lpxH gene encoding UDP-2,3-diacylglucosamine diphosphatase yields the protein MSILLVSDLHLEPQRPDIVRAFLHLLETRARGAEALYILGDLFEAWIGDDAMGPFEREIATALRRLADSGTAIYLMHGNRDFLIGKAFCRQAGCQLLPDRHVTDFHGQRVLLMHGDTLCTRDEGYQKLRRILRNPFTLFVLRHLPLTSRQKLARKLRSESRQQTRAKAMDITDVTEAEVEREMQAAQVTTLIHGHTHRPATHELQLNDHPARRIVLGDWDSLGWVLEATPAGLIQRNFALDER from the coding sequence ATGAGCATTCTACTGGTCTCCGACCTGCATCTCGAACCGCAACGCCCGGACATCGTCCGGGCGTTTTTGCATCTCCTCGAGACGCGGGCCCGTGGCGCCGAGGCGCTCTACATCCTTGGCGACCTGTTCGAAGCCTGGATCGGCGACGATGCCATGGGGCCTTTCGAGCGAGAGATCGCCACTGCCCTGCGCCGACTAGCCGACAGCGGCACGGCGATCTACCTGATGCACGGCAATCGCGACTTCCTCATCGGCAAGGCCTTCTGCCGCCAGGCCGGCTGTCAGCTGCTGCCGGATCGTCACGTCACTGACTTCCACGGCCAGCGCGTGCTGCTCATGCACGGCGATACCCTCTGCACCCGTGACGAGGGTTACCAGAAGCTGCGCCGTATCCTGCGCAACCCCTTCACCCTCTTCGTCCTGCGCCACCTGCCCCTCACCAGCCGCCAGAAGCTGGCGCGCAAGCTGCGCAGCGAGAGTCGCCAGCAGACCCGCGCCAAGGCCATGGACATCACCGATGTCACCGAGGCCGAGGTCGAACGGGAAATGCAGGCCGCCCAGGTGACGACACTGATCCACGGCCACACCCACCGACCCGCCACTCACGAGTTGCAACTGAACGACCACCCCGCGCGGCGAATCGTGCTGGGCGACTGGGACAGCCTGGGTTGGGTACTGGAAGCCACGCCGGCAGGCCTTATCCAGCGAAATTTCGCCCTCGACGAACGGTAA
- a CDS encoding HDOD domain-containing protein → MQLDTLFAQLHNLPSVPEVAQVLIKQFDDPNTSIETLSRTVARDPVIAAKVLRLANSARFRGARESTSIEDAALRLGFNTLRTLVLASAFTSGFKAAPGFDLPAFWYNSFLVASLCKPLAKQAGLDQETAFTCGMLHDIGELLIQSGAPELAPSLSGPATASSHRAADETLQLGFGYPEVGAELARRWQLPQVLRDAIAFQARPLQAPEGNGYALIVAQAVAVAEVLHENAGDSKILDLSGPLFADIDLEQLTLVLPNARDTAATFSQAA, encoded by the coding sequence ATGCAACTCGACACCCTTTTCGCCCAGCTACACAACCTGCCCAGCGTTCCCGAAGTGGCGCAGGTGCTGATCAAGCAGTTCGACGACCCCAACACCAGCATCGAAACCCTGTCGCGCACCGTCGCGCGTGATCCCGTCATCGCCGCCAAGGTGCTGCGCCTGGCCAACTCGGCGCGCTTCCGTGGCGCCCGCGAATCCACCAGCATCGAAGACGCCGCCCTGCGCCTGGGCTTCAATACCCTGCGCACCCTGGTGCTGGCCTCGGCCTTCACCAGCGGCTTCAAGGCCGCCCCGGGCTTCGACCTGCCCGCCTTCTGGTACAACAGCTTCCTGGTCGCCAGCCTGTGCAAACCGCTGGCCAAGCAGGCCGGTCTGGACCAGGAGACCGCCTTCACCTGCGGCATGCTGCATGACATCGGCGAACTGCTGATTCAAAGCGGTGCTCCGGAACTGGCGCCGAGCCTATCCGGACCAGCCACGGCCAGCAGCCACCGCGCCGCCGATGAAACTCTGCAACTGGGCTTCGGCTATCCGGAAGTGGGCGCTGAGCTCGCGCGCCGCTGGCAGCTACCGCAGGTGCTGCGCGATGCCATCGCCTTCCAGGCTCGCCCGCTGCAGGCACCCGAGGGCAACGGTTATGCCCTGATCGTGGCCCAGGCGGTCGCCGTGGCCGAGGTGCTGCATGAGAACGCCGGCGACAGCAAGATCCTGGACCTGAGCGGTCCCCTGTTCGCCGACATCGATCTCGAACAACTGACCCTGGTACTGCCCAACGCCCGCGATACCGCCGCCACCTTCAGCCAGGCTGCCTGA
- a CDS encoding proteasome-type protease, with amino-acid sequence MTYCVAMKLHDGLVFVADSRTNAGVDNIATFRKLHLFRVPGERLIAIQSAGNLATSQAVISLLRQRLDSEHPNLHDVPTLNHAAILLGQTLREIIHRDAQDAPSGHGLDLSCSFLLGGQIKDTEPELFNIYPHGNFISATEDTPYFQIGESKYGKPILDRALSFDTPLEEALRCALLSFDSTIRSNLSVGLPLDLVVYPRDRLDQVKSHRIDEHDDYFQSLRRGWGEGLRDLVGALPAPPADYWR; translated from the coding sequence ATGACCTACTGCGTCGCCATGAAGCTGCACGACGGCCTGGTGTTCGTCGCCGATTCCCGTACCAATGCCGGGGTCGACAACATCGCCACCTTTCGCAAGCTGCATCTGTTCCGAGTACCCGGTGAACGCCTCATCGCCATCCAGTCGGCAGGCAACCTGGCCACCTCCCAGGCGGTCATCAGCCTGCTGCGCCAACGTCTGGACAGCGAGCACCCCAATCTGCACGACGTCCCCACGCTCAATCATGCCGCCATCCTGCTGGGACAGACCCTGCGCGAGATCATCCACCGCGATGCCCAGGATGCGCCCAGCGGCCACGGCCTCGACCTGAGCTGTTCCTTCCTGCTGGGTGGCCAGATCAAGGACACCGAGCCTGAGCTGTTCAACATCTATCCCCATGGCAATTTCATCAGTGCCACCGAGGACACGCCTTATTTTCAGATCGGCGAGAGCAAGTACGGCAAACCCATCCTGGATCGGGCGCTGAGCTTCGACACGCCGCTCGAAGAGGCGCTGCGTTGCGCCTTGCTGTCCTTCGACTCGACGATCCGCAGCAATCTCTCGGTGGGCTTGCCGCTGGATCTGGTGGTCTATCCGCGTGATCGCCTCGACCAGGTCAAGAGCCACCGGATCGATGAGCATGACGACTACTTCCAGAGCCTGCGCCGAGGCTGGGGGGAGGGGCTGCGTGACCTGGTGGGCGCCTTGCCGGCACCACCCGCCGATTATTGGCGTTAG
- a CDS encoding transglutaminase family protein has translation MRLAIHHETLYRYADQVRASIQYLRLTPQGDAHQRILDWELALPRPARAQRDPFGNILHVLTLDTPHDAITITASGQVEIDEDFESEPCQASPFPFLRQTRLTEADAALADFAREVCDGHRDRATLIQLMERLHERMAYIPGSTEVDGNAAQAFAKGAGVCQDHAHAFLACARSLGIPARYVSGYLCTDDSEHLSSHAWAEAWHDGAWYSYDVTNRLARPERHLRLAVGLDYLDACPVRGMRRGGGVEQMEAKVLVEPLQQVQQQQQ, from the coding sequence ATGAGACTCGCGATCCATCACGAAACGCTGTATCGCTACGCCGACCAGGTCCGCGCCAGCATCCAGTACCTGCGGCTCACGCCTCAGGGCGACGCCCACCAGAGGATCCTCGACTGGGAACTGGCGCTGCCGCGCCCGGCCCGTGCCCAGCGCGATCCGTTCGGCAACATCCTGCATGTCCTGACCCTGGATACCCCGCACGACGCCATCACCATCACCGCCAGCGGCCAGGTGGAGATCGACGAGGACTTCGAGTCCGAGCCCTGCCAGGCCTCGCCCTTTCCCTTCCTGCGCCAGACGCGGCTGACCGAGGCCGACGCGGCCCTGGCGGATTTCGCCCGCGAGGTCTGCGATGGCCATCGCGATCGCGCCACCCTCATCCAACTCATGGAGCGACTGCACGAGCGGATGGCCTATATCCCCGGTTCCACCGAGGTGGACGGCAACGCCGCCCAGGCCTTCGCCAAGGGGGCAGGGGTGTGCCAAGACCATGCCCATGCCTTCCTGGCCTGCGCGCGCAGCCTGGGCATTCCGGCTCGCTATGTCTCGGGCTACCTCTGCACCGACGACAGCGAACACCTGTCCAGCCATGCCTGGGCCGAGGCCTGGCACGACGGCGCCTGGTACAGCTACGACGTCACCAACCGCCTGGCCCGTCCGGAGCGGCACCTGCGCCTGGCCGTCGGCCTGGACTACCTCGACGCCTGCCCGGTGCGTGGCATGCGTCGTGGCGGTGGCGTGGAGCAAATGGAAGCCAAGGTGCTGGTGGAGCCCTTGCAGCAGGTGCAGCAACAGCAACAATAA
- a CDS encoding alpha-E domain-containing protein, whose product MLSRTAADLYWMSRNLERAENLARMLDVSYSLSMMPQSGQGGGLDELAMPLLITGTLDDYRDKHGALHPERLLHFFALDERNPGSIYCCLQAARSNAHAVRGRITADMWENVNATWLEMREIAVTGLIRFGISRFCEWVKERSHLFRGATVGTIMRNDAYRFIRLGTFVERADNTLRMLDARYQVLGEEEAEAISDSSARGFYQWSALLRALSAFEAYTELYRDALNVRNGAELLLLKEDLPRSLLSCVIELHRVLASLPGENGREAKRLAAGLEARLRYTSIDEVLGEGLHPWIGDFIVHIRQLGSAINTAYLETV is encoded by the coding sequence ATGTTGAGTCGTACCGCTGCCGATCTGTATTGGATGTCCCGCAACCTGGAGCGCGCCGAGAATCTCGCGCGGATGCTGGACGTCAGCTATTCCCTTTCCATGATGCCGCAGAGCGGGCAGGGCGGAGGCCTGGACGAACTGGCCATGCCGCTGCTCATCACCGGCACCCTGGATGACTACCGTGACAAGCACGGCGCCTTGCACCCCGAGCGCCTGCTGCACTTCTTCGCCCTCGACGAGCGCAATCCCGGCAGCATCTATTGCTGCCTGCAGGCGGCGCGCAGCAATGCCCACGCGGTGCGCGGACGCATCACCGCCGACATGTGGGAGAACGTCAACGCCACCTGGCTGGAGATGCGCGAGATCGCCGTCACCGGGCTGATCCGCTTCGGCATCAGCCGGTTCTGTGAATGGGTCAAGGAAAGATCCCACCTGTTCCGCGGTGCCACCGTCGGCACCATCATGAGGAACGACGCCTATCGCTTCATCCGCCTGGGGACCTTCGTCGAGCGGGCCGACAACACCCTGCGCATGCTCGATGCCCGCTATCAGGTGCTGGGTGAGGAAGAAGCCGAGGCCATCAGTGACTCCTCCGCCCGTGGCTTCTATCAGTGGAGCGCCCTGTTGCGCGCCCTGAGCGCCTTCGAGGCCTACACCGAGCTCTATCGCGATGCCCTTAACGTACGCAACGGTGCCGAGCTGCTGTTGCTGAAGGAAGACCTGCCGCGCTCGCTGCTGTCCTGCGTGATCGAACTGCACCGGGTGCTGGCCAGCCTGCCGGGCGAGAACGGCCGCGAGGCCAAGCGCCTGGCAGCCGGCCTCGAGGCCCGACTGCGCTACACCAGCATCGACGAGGTGCTGGGCGAAGGCCTGCATCCCTGGATCGGCGATTTCATCGTCCATATCCGCCAGCTCGGCAGCGCCATCAATACCGCATACCTGGAGACCGTATGA
- a CDS encoding circularly permuted type 2 ATP-grasp protein: MSRPLYNEMYDVQAQCRPHYGRYAKWLSETPPELLAQRRREADLLFHRAGITFTLYGDEQGTERLIPFDALPRAIPASEWQIIERGCIQRVQALNMFLHDLYHDQRIIKAGVIPAEQVLANDQYQLAMQGLDLPNGIYAHIAGVDLVRDGDGAYYVLEDNLRTPSGVSYMLENRKMMMRLFPELFTLERIAPIDHYPNLLLDTLRSSTPVNNPTVAVLTPGRFNSAYFEHAFLAREMGVELVEGADLLVRDEQVFMRTTSGFQKVDVIYRRLDDAFLDPLAFNPDSMLGVPGLLAAYRAGNVILANAIGTGVADDKSIYPYVPEMIRFYLSEEPILYNVPTWQCRKPEELSHVLANLPELVVKEVHGSGGYGMLVGPAATSAEIEVFRARLKANPSAYIAQPTLSLSTCPTFVENGIAPRHIDLRPFVLSGRKTRLVPGGLTRVALREGSLVVNSSQGGGTKDTWVVQD; encoded by the coding sequence ATGAGCCGCCCACTGTATAACGAGATGTATGACGTCCAGGCGCAGTGTCGGCCGCATTATGGTCGCTATGCCAAATGGCTGAGTGAGACACCCCCCGAGCTGCTGGCCCAGCGCCGCCGCGAAGCCGACCTGCTGTTTCACCGGGCCGGTATCACCTTCACCCTCTATGGCGACGAGCAGGGCACGGAGCGCCTGATTCCCTTCGATGCGCTGCCCCGGGCGATTCCGGCCAGCGAATGGCAGATCATCGAGCGTGGCTGCATCCAGCGCGTCCAGGCGCTGAACATGTTTCTCCACGACCTCTACCACGACCAGCGCATCATCAAGGCCGGCGTCATCCCTGCCGAGCAGGTGCTGGCCAACGACCAATACCAGCTGGCGATGCAGGGGTTGGATCTGCCTAATGGCATCTATGCCCACATCGCCGGGGTCGACCTGGTGCGTGACGGCGATGGTGCCTACTACGTGCTGGAAGACAACCTGCGCACCCCGAGCGGGGTGTCCTACATGCTCGAGAACCGCAAGATGATGATGCGGTTGTTTCCCGAGCTGTTCACCCTCGAGCGCATCGCGCCCATCGACCACTATCCGAACCTGCTGCTCGACACCCTGCGCAGCTCCACCCCGGTCAACAACCCCACGGTAGCGGTGCTCACCCCGGGACGCTTCAACAGCGCCTACTTCGAACACGCCTTCCTGGCCCGGGAGATGGGCGTGGAACTGGTCGAAGGCGCCGACCTGCTGGTGCGCGACGAGCAGGTGTTCATGCGCACCACCTCGGGTTTCCAGAAGGTCGACGTCATCTATCGCCGGCTGGACGACGCCTTCCTCGATCCCCTGGCCTTCAATCCGGACTCCATGCTCGGCGTCCCCGGACTGCTGGCCGCCTATCGCGCGGGCAACGTCATCCTGGCCAACGCCATAGGCACCGGGGTGGCCGACGACAAGTCCATCTACCCCTATGTGCCGGAGATGATCCGTTTCTACCTCAGCGAGGAGCCGATCCTCTACAACGTGCCCACCTGGCAGTGCCGCAAGCCGGAAGAGCTGTCCCACGTCCTGGCCAACCTGCCCGAGCTGGTGGTCAAGGAAGTCCATGGTTCCGGCGGCTACGGCATGCTGGTCGGCCCTGCCGCCACCAGCGCCGAGATCGAAGTCTTCCGCGCGCGGCTCAAGGCCAACCCCAGCGCCTACATCGCCCAGCCGACCCTGTCGTTGTCCACCTGCCCGACCTTCGTCGAGAACGGCATCGCGCCGCGCCATATCGATCTGCGGCCCTTCGTGCTGTCCGGCCGCAAGACGCGCCTGGTGCCCGGCGGCCTGACCCGGGTAGCGCTGCGCGAAGGCTCCCTGGTGGTGAATTCGTCGCAAGGTGGCGGCACCAAGGACACCTGGGTGGTCCAGGACTAG
- a CDS encoding ribonuclease E inhibitor RraB — MSLSFADDVSLNLLQRMKEGGFDFARFHPIDFFAIFTDERTARQAADQFHGESLNAQVMPHEDGGWHLQVSKVMFATHATIDDFESDLEAVVVPLGGQLDGWGVTQEIARTHA; from the coding sequence ATGTCCTTGTCGTTTGCTGATGATGTGAGCTTGAACCTGCTGCAACGGATGAAGGAGGGCGGTTTCGATTTCGCCCGCTTCCATCCGATCGACTTCTTCGCCATCTTCACCGACGAACGCACGGCCCGCCAGGCGGCGGACCAGTTCCACGGTGAGTCCCTCAACGCTCAGGTGATGCCCCATGAGGACGGCGGCTGGCATCTACAGGTCAGCAAGGTGATGTTCGCGACCCACGCCACCATCGATGATTTCGAGAGCGATCTCGAGGCGGTGGTGGTTCCACTCGGCGGCCAGTTGGATGGCTGGGGCGTTACCCAGGAGATCGCCCGAACCCACGCCTGA
- the speE gene encoding polyamine aminopropyltransferase, whose translation MSDYLETLYDGYGQRFTVERLLHEVRTEHQHLVIFENAVLGKVMALDGVIQTTEADEFIYHEMLTHVPLLAHSAPKRVLIIGGGDGGILREVAKHQGIEHITMVEIDGSVVEMCKQFFPSHSAGAFDDPRLNLVIDDGMNFVANTTERYDVIISDSTDPIGPAEVLFSENFYQACHRCLSDGGVMVAQNGTPFLQLEEVKTTASRMAGLFADWHFYLSAVPTYIGGVMTLAWGSKDISLRTQRAETLAQRYSEKGIHTRYYTPELHAAAFALPRYVLEAIGKA comes from the coding sequence ATGAGCGACTACCTGGAAACCCTCTATGACGGCTATGGCCAGCGATTCACCGTCGAGCGCCTGCTCCACGAGGTGCGTACCGAGCATCAGCACCTGGTGATCTTCGAGAATGCCGTGCTGGGCAAGGTAATGGCCCTGGATGGCGTCATCCAGACCACCGAGGCCGATGAATTCATCTACCACGAGATGCTTACCCATGTGCCCCTGTTGGCCCATTCGGCGCCGAAGCGGGTACTCATCATCGGCGGTGGGGACGGCGGCATCCTGCGCGAGGTGGCCAAGCACCAGGGGATCGAGCACATCACCATGGTCGAGATCGACGGTTCGGTGGTGGAGATGTGTAAGCAATTCTTTCCCAGCCATTCCGCCGGCGCCTTCGACGATCCGCGGCTGAATCTGGTGATCGACGATGGCATGAACTTCGTCGCCAACACCACCGAGCGCTACGACGTCATCATCTCCGATTCCACCGATCCCATCGGGCCAGCCGAGGTGCTCTTCTCCGAGAACTTCTACCAGGCCTGCCATCGTTGCCTGAGCGACGGCGGCGTGATGGTGGCCCAGAACGGCACGCCCTTCCTGCAGCTGGAAGAGGTCAAGACCACCGCCAGCCGGATGGCCGGACTGTTCGCCGACTGGCACTTTTACCTGTCGGCGGTGCCTACCTACATAGGGGGCGTCATGACCTTGGCTTGGGGGAGCAAGGACATTTCGTTACGCACACAGCGTGCCGAAACCCTAGCGCAACGCTACAGTGAAAAAGGCATTCACACCCGGTACTACACACCGGAGTTGCATGCCGCTGCCTTTGCTCTACCTCGATACGTGTTGGAGGCCATCGGCAAGGCGTAA
- a CDS encoding PLD nuclease N-terminal domain-containing protein — translation MINSTIGGVLGFIVFLLDIWAIVNVIRSDSTNNAKIGWTILIVVLPVIGLIAWAAAGPRGNRSATAPTHKG, via the coding sequence ATGATCAATTCCACCATCGGCGGTGTACTAGGCTTCATCGTCTTCCTGCTCGACATCTGGGCCATCGTCAACGTCATCCGCAGCGATAGCACCAACAACGCCAAGATCGGTTGGACGATCCTGATCGTCGTGCTGCCGGTGATCGGCCTGATCGCCTGGGCCGCCGCCGGTCCACGCGGCAATCGCTCGGCCACCGCGCCCACCCACAAGGGTTAG